ATGCCTGGAGTAAGCGGGCTGGAGGTTGCGGAGGAGATCACTGCGTGCTTTCCCTTTGCTAAGATCGTTTTTGTAACGGCACATGATCAGTATGCGATTGATGCGTATGACACCGACGCCATCGGATATTTGCTTAAACCGGTCGCCAAGGACAAGCTGGCCAGGACACTGCACCGTTATTCCAATCTCCAGGCCAAAAATCGGATTCTAAGTAGCAGTCCTCTAGATCTTGACAGGGGAGTTGCCAACGTTGGTTCAAGCGAATTGGACACTGTCGTTGAAGGTAAGGTATTGCTTTCGCTTAAAGTACTAGGCAGCATGGAGCTGTATGCTGCAAACGGAAGGCTATTAACGTGGAGGACCAAGAAAACGAAGGAGTTATTCGCATTCCTCTGGCATCATCGCGGACAGCCCGTTTACAAATACGCCATATTGGAAAACTTATGGCCGAATGATGCGCCGGAGCGCGGGCAAAAATTGTTGCACACTTCCCTGTATTATTTGCGGAGTCTGTTTAAGTCGGTGGGCTATGGCGAAGTAGTAAGGTACGGCGACGAGCGCTACTGGATTAATCCGGTGTTTATCCGAAGCGATCTTGAAGAGTTGCTTGGTCGAATGAAGAGGGGAGTTGCCGGAACCGAAGCCAAGGACATGCTTCATCTATATAGCGGCAATTACTTCGAGATGGAGCATTATGAATGGGCGGATACTTACCGAATCGAGTTGCGTTCCATCCTGATGTCCTACTTGACGAATGCTCTGAATGGGGCGACGAACGAGCCACGGATAGCGATGCTTCGAAAGCTGATCGATCTGGAGCCCAGTCGGGAGGGTTACTACGATCTACTCATTGACTCCTTGAGGCATGCGGGAGATCTGGGCGGAGTCGGAAATGTGCAGGCTTTGAAGAAGCGAATGCTGCTGGAGGAAAATTAGAGTGTGACAAAACCGATCACAAAAAAAGTATGGGTCTTAAGGTTTACGCCTTTAGACCCTTTTTTTGTCGTTTTATGGGTGGAATGTTGTGAAAATGTTGAGAAGTAATTTGCTAGACTAATGCTGTTGATTGATAGATATCGGACAGCGGTCAACGGATTTGGGATGGGAGCAAAATGAGGGGGAGTGAAAGAAAAGATGATGACATTCAGAAAATGGATCTCGGTGATATTAGCGTTCCTAATAGTAGGAATGCTGGTTCCGCAGTATGCAATAGCCGAGTCGTCCGCATGGGAACTTCGAAGTCCTCTGCCGACGTCTCAGACGATGAACACGGTGGCCTATGGAAATAACATCTTCGTGGCAGTGGGCGAGTATGGAACGATTGTTACTTCCACAGACGGTGTAAGCTGGGCGAGTCCCAAGAGCAATACGTTATTCACTTTGTATAGCGTTGTATATGGCAATGGGAGATTTGTGGCAGTGGGAAGCAGTGGAACGGTTCTCACCTCAACCGATGGAGTGACCTGGCAAAGTCAAAAGGTGGGGAATACCAATATGTTGAGTGTTACTTTTGGTGCCGGCAAATTTGTGGCAGTAGGAGAAGCGGGATTAATACTGCTGTCAAGTGATGGTTCCACCTGGGTTAGCCAAACCAGTAGCGCAACGGGCTATCTCTGGGACGTAACCTATGGTGGAAACTGGTTTGTTGCTGTTGGTTTATCTGGTACGAGGATTGTCTCGAAAGATGGAGTGTCCTGGAAGGCGTACAACAGCACCAATGGAGATTCATATATCGGCGTGACTTATGGGAACAACCGCTTCGTGGCAGTTGATAACCAGGGAGCTATCGTATATTCGCAATCTATCTCGGATTCATCATGGACCTGGGCAATAGGCAAAAATAAAGGTAGTTCCGCTTCAGAGGGCTTTTCTGATGTCAGCTATGGCAACGGAAAGTTCGTGGCGGTAGGACATGGTGGTAAGGTGTACACTTCTTCCGATTCAGCCAGTAGCTGGCAAGTGCAGACTAGCGGCACGGGCAATAATCTTAACGGTGTTGTCTATGGCAGCAACAAATTTGTGGCAGTGGGCATTCGGGGAGCCCTCTTTAGCTCGGCAGATGGGACGATATGGACGAATCGGCTTCAAGGCTCCAGGCAAGCCATCAGAGAAATTAGTTTCATTAATAACCATTTTGTAGCGGTCGGTCCTTACGGAGAGTTGTTTTCCTCTACAGACGGTACATTCTGGGACAGAAAATTGATCGACTCCTCCGTTGGTTTAACAAATATCGAGTATGGTAATGACACTTACGTAGGGGTGGGGTTTAATGGGGCACTCCTTACTTCGACGGACGGAACAGTCTGGGCAAACAGGGCGTCAACCTGGACAGATGCTATATATGGCTTGAGTTATGGGGCTGGGAAGTTTGTAGCGACAGGTAATGCCGGTAAAGTTTGGACTTCGGCTGACGGAGTAATCTGGGCCTCCATTACGAGTCCTACATCGAATACGCTAAATGATACGATATACGCACATGATCGGTTTGTGGCGGTGGGGGTGGGAGGAACGATTATAACTTCGCCTGACGGGGAGAACTGGACGCTCCAAACGAGCGGTTCCCAGGTGAATCTGAAAAAATTAAGCTACGGAAGTGGAAAGTTTGTGGCAGTTGGTGAGTCCGGGACAATCCTGACTTCTGTCAACGGAATGGATTGGGTCGTGCAAGCAAGCGGGACAGCGAACACGCTTAATGGCGTGGGTTACGGCAATGGAACTTTTATAGCGGCAGGAAAAAGTGGGTTACTCTTAACATCAACGAATGGTACGAATTGGACAACTCAAGCGAGCGACAGGCAGGAAGAGCTTAACAGTGTAGGCTATGGTAACAATACCTTTGTGGTGGTTGGGCAAGATGGCATTATATTAAAGAAAATAGTGGAAGCAAACAGCATGATCAATCCGTTGGAGGAAAACTTCGACAAAAATACTACATCAGCGGGTTATGTCAATGTGAATGTTACGCTGACGTTGAACGGAAACATGTTAACCGGTATTGATAATCAGGCATCCTTATTGACTGCAGGCGAGGACTACACAGTTAGCGGTAATATAGTTACCATCAAAAAGGCGTATCTAGCGACACAAGTAGTAGGGACGACAAGTCTGAATTTCACGTTCAGCGCAGGAACATCCCAGACGCTGGACATTTCAATTCGTGATACGACACCGCAAGTTGCTACTGTCAGCTACGGATCAGGCGCTCATGGCACGATCAGCGGAACGAGTGAACAGGTGACAATTGGTGGGCATCCGGTGGCAGTTCCAACAGTGACGCCTGCAAGCGGCTACCGATTTGCAGGATGGAGCAGTGACGGTGGAGTTACGAAGTTCAGCAGTCAGCAGGTAGCGGCTACTAAGATAACTGCGGATGTTACCTACACGGCGCATTACACGTCGTTTGTCATGGGTGACGCGGATGGGGATGGTGTAGTTACGCCTGCTGATGCGCTGTTGTTGACAATGCATATTAAGGGCAAGATCACGCTGACGCCGGAGCAGTTGCAAGCGCTCGATATGAATGGCGACGGACAATGGGACGAAGCGGATATAAAAGCGATTCTCGCCATTGCCGCAGGAAAGGGCTGATTTTATGCTTTGGAAGAGATTAATATCGATTTTACTGACGGTTAGTATGATCTTGCCTTTTGGTACGTTTGTCAGCGCTGGTGCACCAGCTTCTAACTCGATGAAGGTGAGTGGTGGTGAAGGCTACCCTGGAGATACCGTTGACGTGGAGGTATACCTGATACCGAATCTTATCATCAACGAATACGATATTTCGATTGGTTTTGACACTTCTTCGTTGGAACTTGTGACTGGAAATGAAATTACGAATAATCTAGGTGTGAGTTCAAATGGAGATAGCTTCAATTCGGATTTCTCCAGTGATGGGACTATCAATGTACAAGCTGATCTGGTGAACTACTCGATTTTTGATGAAGCGAAGGTATTCACTCTTCATTTCAAGATCAAGGATACCGCACAGCCTGGGGAACTGACGCTGAGTGTACCTACGCACAATCTCTATGAAGGGGGGACACTTTCGTCGACAACGGTTGAAATGGGCAAAATTCAGGTTAATGCTGTAAAGCATACTGTGGCGTTTGATGCACAGGGAGGTAGCGCCGTTGGCAGCATTACAGATGTAAGCAGCGGCACAACGATCAGTGAGCCGCCAGCGCCGACAAAGGCCGGTTATACCTTCGCAGGCTGGTTCAAGGAGGAAGCAGGCACGAATGTCTGGAACTTCGCAACAGATAGGGTAACGTCCGATGTGACGCTATACGCAACATGGACGGCTGTTCAGTTGGCACAATATACCGTTACGTTCGATTCAAAGGGAGGCAGCGTTATTGACAGCACTGCCAATGTGAGTAGTGGAACGACGATTAGCGAACCGCCAGCGCCGACGAAGGCCGGTTATACCTTTGCAGGCTGGTTCAAAGAAGAAGCAGGCACAAATTCCTGGAACTTCGAAACGGATATGGTAACGTCCGATGTGATGCTATACGCAACATGGAAGCGTCATGCAGCAGAGATTCAGATCGGCTCGGTGAGCGGAACGCCCGGAACTACGGTAAAAGTACCTGTCTCCGTAGCCAACTCAACATATGGAATCGGAGCCTATGGAATACAAATTGATTTTGATACAGAAGCGTTGGAAGTAACGAAGATTGAAGGGGAAACGGGCAATAACTTCGACTCCAACTTCGATAACGTAGCAGGTTGGTTGAAAGCGATGTGGGCAGACAGCGATGCAGGTGACACACCGATTGCATCGGGAGAAAAACTGTTCACCGTCAGCTTCAAGATCAAAAGTGGAGCAACAACAGGGAGCAAGAAATTAACAGTAGAAACGGAAGAATTGAGCCATTTCTCCATAGCTAACTCGTTCGCGGTTGGAATGGAAAAAACACTGATGCCTGGTAAGGTTACGGTTAATGATGGACCGGTGCAATACACAGTGACGTATGATTCGCAGGGAGGTAGCACAGTTCCTGGGCTTACCCAGGTGAACAGTGGCACCACGATAAGTGCTCCGACAGAACCAACAAAGGTTGGCTTTATGTTTGCGGGATGGTATAAGGAAGTAGCGGTAACGAATGTGTGGAACTTCGCAACGGATAAAGTAATATCTGATGTGACGTTATACGCAAAGTGGACGAGTAGTACTTCCAACAATTCAAATAACTCTGGTGCGCCTTCAACAAACTCAAGCACAACAACAGTTGAGAAACCTGCTGGTCTGCAAATCATCGTCGATGGTGTCTTGAAAGATCAGATTGCGACAGGTTCCCTCACTAAAGAGAACGGTAAGACTGTACTGAGGGTCACAGTCGATCAAGCCAAACTGGTTGATCAGCTGAAGCAAGCAGCAGACAAGTCCACCGTAGTCATTCCCGTGACTACTAATGTGGAAAAGGTATCGGTGGTATTGACTGGCGATGCTGTGAAGAGCATGGAAACCAAGCAAGCCGTTTTGGAGGTTCAAACGCCAGGCGGAATCTACAAACTTCCTGCAGGGCAAATAGCCATCGACAAGATTTCCTCGACACTTGGGATACAGGTCAAACTGTCCGACATTGTCGTTCGTGTAGAGATTGCCAAGAGTGATGAGGCTACGGTCCTTCTTGCAGAGAAGGCAGCTGTTCAAGGAAACTATGCTGTTGTAGCTCCACCAGTCACTTTTAATGTAACGGCTTCCTACAATGGCAAAACGGTAAACGTAGAACAATTCAGCAGTTATGTGGAACGAGAAATTCCACTTCCCGCAGGTCTTAATCCAAGCAGGGTGACAACGGCTACGGTGCTCAATCCAGACGGCAGTGTTCGTCATGTGCCTACGTTCATCACGACTAGAGAAGGGAAATATTATGCGGTCGTGAACAGCCTTACCAATAGCGACTACTCGCTGATTTGGCATCCAAAGACATTCGCGGATGTAGAAGGTCATTGGTCGAAACAGGCTGTAAACGATATGGCTTCACGAATGATCATCAAGGGGATAGATGAGAATCATTACAATCCGAATGCGGTCATTACACGGGCGGAATTCGCAGCGATTATGGTGCGCGCGCTGGGATTGGCCGACAATGGAAGCCAAACCACATTCATAGATGTGAAGTCCAGCGAATGGTATGCAGGAGCTGTTGCGAAGGCTGTGGAATACGGTTTGATCGAAGGCTACCAGAACCAGACATTTGCGCCTGCTCAGACGATTAGTCGTCAGGAAGCATTGGTGATTATGTCCCGGGCAATGAAACTCACATCGATTGAAACGGAAGGGGCAGATGTGGAGTCTGTGCTATCTCCGTTTGCAGATCAGACGGCGATTTCTTCTTGGGCCAAGTCGGCAGTAGCCTCAGCTGTGAATAACGGACTTGTGGAGGGCTCAGAAGAAGGTTTGATGCCGACAGGCAAGCTTACTCGGGCCGAAACTGCGGCGATTGTTCAGAGACTTTTGATCAAGGCCAAGTTGATCAATAACGGCGATTCTATCTAAAGTTAATCGAAAAAATTAAGACAGTTCAAAACCAGCCTCTTTTCCGATTAAGGTGGAAGTGAGAGCTGGTTTTGTCTGTTTATCGATGAATGGCATTCTGATTAGGAAAGGGACAAAGCATTAGACTCGGAGAAGGCCGTTATCTGGAAATCATCTTCCTGTGGGTGACCCGATATTTTCTTGCCTAATTCGACAACTTCATATACTATTTTCACATTACATAGTGCTTCAAGCATGTAGTTTTTGGGTAGTCGTAGTCGAAAAGGCTTACATACAGGTGTGAGAGGAAGAGGATTGGATGGTCGTTTTTTTCAAGAAACGTTTGGTTGTTCGCATTGTTGCCATTGTTACATTGGTCATTGTGATTATATCTGCGGGAAGCATGCTGCTTCAGCTGGCGAATATGAAGCTAGCCGCGCAGGAGGCCATATCGAGTTATAATATTCAAATTGCCGAGAGTTATGTGAAACAGCTGGATGCAGAGCCGTATGTGGAATTTGCCAAAGATCCCAAGGAAAATGACGCATTCTTGAAGATTTGTAATGAGCTGGATGATTTTCGTGTGAGCATCGGTGCGATGTATGTGTATTTTGTAAAAATAGATGATACAGGCACACCTCTCATTATGGTGGACGGCATGAAAGATGCAGATAAAGCATCACCGATCAATGAAGTGACGGATATCCCAGGTGATGCAGTCCAAAAGCTCCTGCAAGGGAAAACAGCCAGTTCCCCTATCATTCATAATGAGGAGTATGGTGAATATATTTCCTCATACGCTCCGATTTTGGACAGTAATGGAGCTTTGACAGGTGTGATTGGAATTGATACGGCTGTGTCGGTCATTGGAAGTATTGAGTCAGATATTATGAAATCCAGCATTCCGCTGTATGCCCTGTTATTATTCATTACGCTTGCAGGCATCGCGGTTGTATTGTGGTTCATCGTAAGAGGCCTGCGACCGCTGAAACCGTTGAAGGCAAGCGTCGAACAAATGGCGCAAGGTGAGCTGGCGGAAGCTAACCGAATCCTGACAGCCTATCGGCTGCAGAGTGAGGATGAGATTGGCAGCACATTCAAGGCGATGATTCATATGTCTGGGGACTTAAATAAAATGATCGGCGACATGGTCGAGGGTGTTTCGGTAACCACTGATATTCTCGCGGAATCAACGGAGCAATTCAATCGTGATGCAGAAGACATGCTTGAGATGAATAAGAGCGTTGACCAGTCCGTGCAGCAGATCAGACAGGGAGCACATACCCAGAAGCAAGGTGCTAGCGACAGCGCTAATGCGATGGAAGAGATCGCAAAAGGCATTACCGATATTTCAGAGTCCTCTACAGCCGTGTCCGACGCTGCAACAACTGCACTTGCTACGGCACAATCAGGTAAGCAGAGCATGACGCAAATGAAGAAACAGATGGAGAGCATTTCGGCTGTATCTGCTGAAGTTGTAGCCATGGTCCAAGTGCTTAACAACTTCTCGCAGCAAATCGGTGGTGCGCTTCATACGGTGCGGGATTTTGCGAGTCAGACCAAGCTGCTGGCGCTGAATGCTTCAATTGAAGCCGCTCATGCAGGGGAGCATGGGAAGGGATTTGCCGTTGTAGCGGATGAAGTACGAAAATTGGCGGAGGCTTCAAGCACATCTGTGCAGACGATATCCGATTTGTTGCTCGGTATTCAGAAGGAGTCCCAGCATATCGGATCACAGATGGATGTTACCTCGCAAGAGATCGGCCAGGGGGTGACGAGCACAGCAGAAGCAGAGCTTGCCTTCACGCATATGGTTGAGGCGTTTCGTGTGGTGACACGCCGTATCCAGGAGGTTTCCGCAGCAGCGGAAGAGATATCGGCGGGTTCCGAGGAAGCGGCAGCATCGGTCAACACCATCTCGCAAATTTCATCCGGCGTTTCAGATCATTCAGATGACATTTATCGCTTAACAGGGGAGCAGTCGAGCATGTTCCAGAAGGTGGCACAAACGTCCACGCTGCTGAGGCAGCAAACGATTGAGATGAGCGAAGCTGTAAGAAAAGTAAAGGTATGACCGACAAGAGCCATGCAAAAATTCTGTTGGAAATCGGCTGTTAATAGTGTGGAAAATGGAGCGAATAGCATTTGCTGCTCGATTCCAATTCTTTAGATTAGAATAACGCTAAAAAGGGATACCCTCGGTCGTATTAATGACTTATGGGCAACCCTTTTTGTGTTATCCACGCTTATTACCATTTGCGAGAATTATGAATCATAACGGTAGCAAATTGCTTTGCCTCCACCACTCTCGGAACTGAATTCCGGGTCTTCTACAAAACCGAAACGTTCGTATAATCGGATCGCGTTGACCATCTGGCCGCCCGTATATAAATACACCGTATTTTTGCCCATGTCTTTGGCAGATTCAACACATTGTTGAAGCAGTTCTCTGGCAATGCCGTGACCTCTCCATTTGGGATCAACACCCAACAGTCGAATAAACGGATAATCAATAGGCAACTCGAAGTTCGGGTAAGCCTTATGCGCTGTCTCAAACAATTGCACCGTTCCGACAATCTGATTATCAATTTTGGCAATCCATAATTGCTTGATATAAGGATTGCTCGGCGATTCCCGAATGTCCTTCAAATAATGTTCCCATTGTTCCTGTGTTTGGAACGTGTCCCGGTACTCGGAGTAACTTTCAATGAGAATATGTACAATTTCTTCATGGTCAGCTTCTGTAGCGGGATGAATCTTTACTGCCGTTGTCATCTCAAGTTCTCCTTCTGATCTTGGTTTGATAAGAGATATAGTTGACTTGAATTGTATCACACCCAATGGTACTGGATTAATTCAAATTTTCTATATATGACTCATGAAATTCTATGAGTTGGTATAATCCGCACAAGCACATCCAAGGTTCGCACGTATAAGGTTCATTATAGGCGATTGAGCTGTGTGGAATACAAATTATTGCGATATTCGGTGGGTGTATTGCCTTCGTATTGTTTGAACATGCGCAGGAAAAGTTTGTAATCCGAAAAACCGCATTGCCCCGCAATTTCTTTCACACTGGCATTGGTATTGAGCAGCATCTGCTTGGCCCGGCGAATCCGTTCCGTGAGGATATAGGTTTTGAGCCCAATGCCTTTCTCACGTTTTACCATTTTGGAGATATAGTCCTTGTTAAAATTAAAAGTCTCGGCAATCTTACCAACCGTAATGTCGGTATGCAGATGAATATCCACCCACTTGCAGATGTGGTCAACGATCGCATTGTGCGGTCGATAACCCGCCTGTGTATTGCGTTCCAGTTCTTTGAGCAGCAGCAGCAATGCCGCGTCTGCTTCTTCCGGTGAGAACGATGAACTATGCAGCAATTGCTTGAACAGCTGATTGGCGGTGGACGGAACCTGAATAGTCGCATGGGTGGGATACTGGTCGAACTCTTTCTCAATCGAATCATAATGAACCCAGTAGAAGCTGACGGGAGCATCGCTAACCTGATAGCCGTAATGGGTGCGTCCAGCTCTCAGAAACAGCAGATCATTTGCACGAATCACGAACTGCTCGTCCTCCTCCGCAATGTACATCTCGCCTTCCAACATCAAAATGACCTCGTGAACAGGCATGCTGCGCTTCATGTGGCTCCAATTACCTTCGGTTATGAACTTGCCGCACAGGTAATGTTCCAATGGCTTTTGCATAGGACGGATTTCTCCACCTTTTCTTGGATTATGAGTCTGATGTAGTTGTATTTTATTTGATAATATGAGGATATTCAAGGCCTGTATGAAGAAAGTTCGTAAGGGACACATGAATTTCAACACGGATTTTACCCTTTGTACAATTATATAAGTACTTCTAAATATCCACTACATACCGAGGAGGAGCTAGTAGAATGATTGAAACCAAAACGGGATTTCTGGGACCGGAGCATGTAGATCTGTTAAATGGCGTTTTTCAAACGTCACAGGAAGTTGGAGAAAAGTATTTGTTATCACTGGACATTGATCGTTTTCTGGCACCATGTTTTGAGGCCCATGGGTTATCGGCGAAAAAGGAACGATACGCGGGTTGGGAGGCACGCTCGATTAGCGGACATTCCCTCGGACACTATCTGTCTGCCCTGGCTGTGACCTATCAGGCGACAGGTAATGAAACGTTAAAGCAAACGCTGGACTATGCCATCAACGAGCTTGCATCCATTCAGCTGACAACGGGCAGCGGGTATGTCGGCGGCTTGTCCGAAGAAGCTTTCCGTATTGCATTTCGGGCAGAGCATATTGGTGGTTTTAACATCGGCGAATACTGGGTGCCTTGGTACAGCGTGCACAAAATCTATCGTGGTCTGACTGATGCCTACAAATTAACGGGCAATCAACAAGCCCTTGAGGTGGTAACACGGTTTGCTGATTGGGCGGTGGACGGTCTAAGCCCGATGACAGAAGAACAGATGCAGGTCATGCTTCTATGTGAACACGGCGGTATGAACGAAGTGTTTGCACATTTGTATGGAATCACCGGGAAATCTTTATATCTTGAGATAGCCAACAAATTCACACATCAATTGATCCTCGAACCGTTGGAACACAAGCAGGACGATCTTCAGGGCAAACATGCGAATACGCAGATTCCCAAAGTCATCGGTGCAGCCGAAATCTATAACCAGGATCATAACCACGAGAGCTACCGGACAGCGGCGGAGTTTTTCTGGGATACCACGATCCATCATCGGTCTTATGTATTTGGTGCAACGAGCATTTCGGAGCATTATGAAGCGAAAGGCATGGAGAGTCTGGGCATTAAAACCGGAGAGAGTTGCTGTACCCACAACATGATGCATCTGACGAAGCAGCTCTACACCTGGAATCCCG
This window of the Paenibacillus marchantiae genome carries:
- a CDS encoding response regulator — encoded protein: MWKAILIDDEEIALDVMDIMLAEVGGVKVVGRFQLVAEALEQCGALQPDLIFLDIEMPGVSGLEVAEEITACFPFAKIVFVTAHDQYAIDAYDTDAIGYLLKPVAKDKLARTLHRYSNLQAKNRILSSSPLDLDRGVANVGSSELDTVVEGKVLLSLKVLGSMELYAANGRLLTWRTKKTKELFAFLWHHRGQPVYKYAILENLWPNDAPERGQKLLHTSLYYLRSLFKSVGYGEVVRYGDERYWINPVFIRSDLEELLGRMKRGVAGTEAKDMLHLYSGNYFEMEHYEWADTYRIELRSILMSYLTNALNGATNEPRIAMLRKLIDLEPSREGYYDLLIDSLRHAGDLGGVGNVQALKKRMLLEEN
- a CDS encoding X2-like carbohydrate binding domain-containing protein — translated: MMTFRKWISVILAFLIVGMLVPQYAIAESSAWELRSPLPTSQTMNTVAYGNNIFVAVGEYGTIVTSTDGVSWASPKSNTLFTLYSVVYGNGRFVAVGSSGTVLTSTDGVTWQSQKVGNTNMLSVTFGAGKFVAVGEAGLILLSSDGSTWVSQTSSATGYLWDVTYGGNWFVAVGLSGTRIVSKDGVSWKAYNSTNGDSYIGVTYGNNRFVAVDNQGAIVYSQSISDSSWTWAIGKNKGSSASEGFSDVSYGNGKFVAVGHGGKVYTSSDSASSWQVQTSGTGNNLNGVVYGSNKFVAVGIRGALFSSADGTIWTNRLQGSRQAIREISFINNHFVAVGPYGELFSSTDGTFWDRKLIDSSVGLTNIEYGNDTYVGVGFNGALLTSTDGTVWANRASTWTDAIYGLSYGAGKFVATGNAGKVWTSADGVIWASITSPTSNTLNDTIYAHDRFVAVGVGGTIITSPDGENWTLQTSGSQVNLKKLSYGSGKFVAVGESGTILTSVNGMDWVVQASGTANTLNGVGYGNGTFIAAGKSGLLLTSTNGTNWTTQASDRQEELNSVGYGNNTFVVVGQDGIILKKIVEANSMINPLEENFDKNTTSAGYVNVNVTLTLNGNMLTGIDNQASLLTAGEDYTVSGNIVTIKKAYLATQVVGTTSLNFTFSAGTSQTLDISIRDTTPQVATVSYGSGAHGTISGTSEQVTIGGHPVAVPTVTPASGYRFAGWSSDGGVTKFSSQQVAATKITADVTYTAHYTSFVMGDADGDGVVTPADALLLTMHIKGKITLTPEQLQALDMNGDGQWDEADIKAILAIAAGKG
- a CDS encoding InlB B-repeat-containing protein encodes the protein MLWKRLISILLTVSMILPFGTFVSAGAPASNSMKVSGGEGYPGDTVDVEVYLIPNLIINEYDISIGFDTSSLELVTGNEITNNLGVSSNGDSFNSDFSSDGTINVQADLVNYSIFDEAKVFTLHFKIKDTAQPGELTLSVPTHNLYEGGTLSSTTVEMGKIQVNAVKHTVAFDAQGGSAVGSITDVSSGTTISEPPAPTKAGYTFAGWFKEEAGTNVWNFATDRVTSDVTLYATWTAVQLAQYTVTFDSKGGSVIDSTANVSSGTTISEPPAPTKAGYTFAGWFKEEAGTNSWNFETDMVTSDVMLYATWKRHAAEIQIGSVSGTPGTTVKVPVSVANSTYGIGAYGIQIDFDTEALEVTKIEGETGNNFDSNFDNVAGWLKAMWADSDAGDTPIASGEKLFTVSFKIKSGATTGSKKLTVETEELSHFSIANSFAVGMEKTLMPGKVTVNDGPVQYTVTYDSQGGSTVPGLTQVNSGTTISAPTEPTKVGFMFAGWYKEVAVTNVWNFATDKVISDVTLYAKWTSSTSNNSNNSGAPSTNSSTTTVEKPAGLQIIVDGVLKDQIATGSLTKENGKTVLRVTVDQAKLVDQLKQAADKSTVVIPVTTNVEKVSVVLTGDAVKSMETKQAVLEVQTPGGIYKLPAGQIAIDKISSTLGIQVKLSDIVVRVEIAKSDEATVLLAEKAAVQGNYAVVAPPVTFNVTASYNGKTVNVEQFSSYVEREIPLPAGLNPSRVTTATVLNPDGSVRHVPTFITTREGKYYAVVNSLTNSDYSLIWHPKTFADVEGHWSKQAVNDMASRMIIKGIDENHYNPNAVITRAEFAAIMVRALGLADNGSQTTFIDVKSSEWYAGAVAKAVEYGLIEGYQNQTFAPAQTISRQEALVIMSRAMKLTSIETEGADVESVLSPFADQTAISSWAKSAVASAVNNGLVEGSEEGLMPTGKLTRAETAAIVQRLLIKAKLINNGDSI
- a CDS encoding methyl-accepting chemotaxis protein translates to MVVFFKKRLVVRIVAIVTLVIVIISAGSMLLQLANMKLAAQEAISSYNIQIAESYVKQLDAEPYVEFAKDPKENDAFLKICNELDDFRVSIGAMYVYFVKIDDTGTPLIMVDGMKDADKASPINEVTDIPGDAVQKLLQGKTASSPIIHNEEYGEYISSYAPILDSNGALTGVIGIDTAVSVIGSIESDIMKSSIPLYALLLFITLAGIAVVLWFIVRGLRPLKPLKASVEQMAQGELAEANRILTAYRLQSEDEIGSTFKAMIHMSGDLNKMIGDMVEGVSVTTDILAESTEQFNRDAEDMLEMNKSVDQSVQQIRQGAHTQKQGASDSANAMEEIAKGITDISESSTAVSDAATTALATAQSGKQSMTQMKKQMESISAVSAEVVAMVQVLNNFSQQIGGALHTVRDFASQTKLLALNASIEAAHAGEHGKGFAVVADEVRKLAEASSTSVQTISDLLLGIQKESQHIGSQMDVTSQEIGQGVTSTAEAELAFTHMVEAFRVVTRRIQEVSAAAEEISAGSEEAAASVNTISQISSGVSDHSDDIYRLTGEQSSMFQKVAQTSTLLRQQTIEMSEAVRKVKV
- a CDS encoding GNAT family N-acetyltransferase, with the protein product MTTAVKIHPATEADHEEIVHILIESYSEYRDTFQTQEQWEHYLKDIRESPSNPYIKQLWIAKIDNQIVGTVQLFETAHKAYPNFELPIDYPFIRLLGVDPKWRGHGIARELLQQCVESAKDMGKNTVYLYTGGQMVNAIRLYERFGFVEDPEFSSESGGGKAICYRYDS
- a CDS encoding helix-turn-helix transcriptional regulator yields the protein MQKPLEHYLCGKFITEGNWSHMKRSMPVHEVILMLEGEMYIAEEDEQFVIRANDLLFLRAGRTHYGYQVSDAPVSFYWVHYDSIEKEFDQYPTHATIQVPSTANQLFKQLLHSSSFSPEEADAALLLLLKELERNTQAGYRPHNAIVDHICKWVDIHLHTDITVGKIAETFNFNKDYISKMVKREKGIGLKTYILTERIRRAKQMLLNTNASVKEIAGQCGFSDYKLFLRMFKQYEGNTPTEYRNNLYSTQLNRL